The genomic interval TTGCCCCTTAGGACATTAAAACAATGGCAAAGTGAATCTGCCACAATACTACACATTGTTTTCCGGACTACTTACACCCCACCATAAAATGAACAAAATGGCTTTTAAAAAATCCTACTGAAAAAAATGAACAATCATTAAAACTCCTTATCTGTTATAAGGCAAAGCGTTAATGGGCAAGGGATTGCCAGCTATGCCTGCACCAATAACAAAAAACAGCACAGACCTTCCGATCTGTGCTGTCTTTGTCTAAACCAACAAATTATTCTCCGAGAAAATCATTTACCTCTTGTACAAACTGCTCAGGGTATTGGAAGAATGCTGCATGTCCTGCATCCGGATAGATCACCAGCCTGTCATTCGGTATATGCTGTGACATATTGATCGCATTGACCACAGGTACAGGCTTGTCTTTCTGACCCTGTATATGAAGCACCGGTTGAGTAACGGCTTCCAGTTCCTTCAGTGCATCCGGATATGGTTGCGCCCATGCCAGAACCGCTGTCAGCTGGGCGGTATTGCTTTCCGCACTTACTGCACTGTCCCGGTCAATCGTACGTTTATGTACTCTCTCATAAGAAAGCTTGCCGGCAGCCCTGCTGGCGTCAGACGTTGTAAACCCGAAGTAAAGGTAGGACTCCAGCGGATTAAGACCAGCGCCGCCAACGAGTATGTCCGGCAGATTGGCCAGACCCTCACTACCTTTAGGACCAGTTCCGGTCAGTACCACCTTATTCACCAACGCCGGTTCAGTAAGTACTATCTGCTGCGT from Chitinophaga filiformis carries:
- a CDS encoding alpha/beta fold hydrolase, with product MKHLILFAVLALGIVSCKKDDAPGNGQETVIDYHQTATTQFVTSGDTKYAYRVLGDKGGMPLVMLSPLGSTMDDWDPAITNGLAQKYRVIIFDNQGVGASTGKTPATIADMAKGAVAFIKVLGYSKVNLMGFSMGGFITQQIVLTEPALVNKVVLTGTGPKGSEGLANLPDILVGGAGLNPLESYLYFGFTTSDASRAAGKLSYERVHKRTIDRDSAVSAESNTAQLTAVLAWAQPYPDALKELEAVTQPVLHIQGQKDKPVPVVNAINMSQHIPNDRLVIYPDAGHAAFFQYPEQFVQEVNDFLGE